The Tamandua tetradactyla isolate mTamTet1 chromosome 5, mTamTet1.pri, whole genome shotgun sequence genome window below encodes:
- the LOC143684063 gene encoding uncharacterized protein LOC143684063 isoform X2: MRGCPDAEDSCVCGPRRPAAWVPGRTHAEQPRLGRGRHRRGAAGAGCEGDCVEPGPRVAGRKPCSRAAATLPPDVGAAGARGSESAPTAR; encoded by the coding sequence ATGCGGGGCTGTCCGGACGCGGAGGATTCCTGCGTCTGCGGCCCGAGGCGGCCGGCGGCGTGGGTGCCCGGGCGAACACACGCAGAACAGCCCAGGCTCGGCCGTGGTCGCCACCGACGGGGAGCAGCTGGAGCGGGCTGCGAGGGTGACTGCGTGGAGCCCGGACCCCGGGTCGCCGGGAGGAAGCCCTGCAGCCGCGCCGCTGCCACCTTGCCACCCGACGTGGGCGCAGCTGGGGCGCGCGGGAGTGAGTCCGCGCCGACTGCCCG